The window GCACCTGGTGACGTTCGAGCCGATGATCGGCATGGTCAGCACCCCGCACCACGTCTTCATCGCGCGAGGCGCGGAGCGGATCGGTGAGCCCACCGAGAAGACCGAGATGCAACGCATGGAGTGGGTGCCGCTGACCCAGGTTCCGGCCCTGATCGCTCAGGGGCAGGTCAGCAACTCTGGAACGCTGGTCGCCCTGCTGCACGTGCTGGCGATCAGCGGCCCGAAGGCTCCATACCGCTCCTGAGCAGCTTGGCGATACGGCGTCGTTGACGTTCCGATGAGGCTCGTGTGGCCAGCACCTCGGCCGCGCGAGCCTCGGTGCGTGCTTCCTCGTGCTGGCCCCGGACCGAATACGCCTGCGCGAGATCGACGCGTAGCCCTGCGGCGGCCCGCGTGAACGTCGGGTCCAGCTGGTTCACCGCGTCCGTCAGCTCCTGCACTGCGGCAGCCTTGCCGAGGCGGGCAAGGCAGTGTCCTCGCCAGCGAGCCAAGTGCACCTCGTCCAGGAACAGGAACGGCAAGCTGTCGTCCTTGCCGTGAGCCGCCAGAACCTCGCTCGCGTTGTCGAGCGCGGTTTGGGCCTCGGTAGCCGCGCCGGCCGCCGCGAGCGCCTCCGCCTCGGCCGCCCATAACCACGAGCGGAGTTGGCCCGGCACCTTCCCGTCGGCTGTACGCCGAGCGTGCTGAATAAGTGCTACCGCGCTGGCTGGTCTATCGAGGTCGAGCAGGGCGTATGCCTGCTGCGCTGTCACATGGGCAACGATCGACGGATCTTCGCTGTCCCGAGCGGCTGCTTTGGCGGTTTCGTGCAACGCCCAGGCCTTGCCAGGGTCACCCAGGTCGAGCGCCTGCCATCCGGCCAACGCGGCACCCTCGGCGAGCGCTGCCGCAAGCGCCGTCCGGTGCGGCCCCGGTAGTGCATACCGCCACAAATCAGCCATCTGCCCGATATGCGCTTCGGTCTGCTGCAAGAGCCGCGCGGCCCCGAGCTGCCGATCGAGCGTCCGGAACGATTGCGTCTGCGCCTCAAGCAGACTGACCAGGGACGCGTCAAGCGCCTCGGCTGCCGCGAGCCTCGCCGCGAGGTCGGCCTCGGCAGGCGGAAGCGAGACCGGCGACGCTGCCACGCCCTTGCCGACCGCGAACGGCACACCGAACACCTCGGCGAACAGT of the Actinoplanes sichuanensis genome contains:
- a CDS encoding XRE family transcriptional regulator; protein product: MPFAVGKGVAASPVSLPPAEADLAARLAAAEALDASLVSLLEAQTQSFRTLDRQLGAARLLQQTEAHIGQMADLWRYALPGPHRTALAAALAEGAALAGWQALDLGDPGKAWALHETAKAAARDSEDPSIVAHVTAQQAYALLDLDRPASAVALIQHARRTADGKVPGQLRSWLWAAEAEALAAAGAATEAQTALDNASEVLAAHGKDDSLPFLFLDEVHLARWRGHCLARLGKAAAVQELTDAVNQLDPTFTRAAAGLRVDLAQAYSVRGQHEEARTEARAAEVLATRASSERQRRRIAKLLRSGMEPSGR